The genomic window ACTCATATAACTATCTGGTTTAACTCATCAATCcgaatgataaataaaaaggggAATATCTATTTAATACGTTCaagctcttttctttatttcgaGTAGAGAAGGAAAAAGTTCATGTTCCAACGAATCGCACGTAGAGATATTGATAACACACACATAGAGTTAATGCCTGTAAGTGTAGCATTAGGCATGTCTCATTCATTCCCTACATGCCGGAGCGGGGGCTTATTGAAAGGGGGAGTGATGTCGAGACAACCAATCTCTCTCCCACGGATGGGATGGAAGCCCCTAACACAAGAAAGAGTCGTTCAttcttgtgtgttttgtttGCTCATTGCCACCTACTCATGCTTGCAAAAACAATTCCCTTGCCTACCAGACTTgtctaaaagaagaaaagatacatGAGCCACTATTTCTCTTATATACACTATTTTAAGATAGTGATTTGAATTCCTATCCCCTGCCTATGTGCTTCCCTTTACTACCTGTCCTTACCTGCCTGCCTTGAACTACTACACTTGCGTATACCTCTAAAGGGATAAGTATGAGAAGCAACCAACATAGTCGTTTAAAGAAAGACTGCAGGATCCCCAATAGGACTCCAAGGAGCCACTGAGAGGTGGGGGGCAACTTTAGGTAAAATGAGAAAAGTTGAAGTATTTCGAATGATCCTCTGCTACCCCCAGACCTTGCAGAATATGGGGATAAGTATGCTGCCTCCACATTTCTAAAGTCTCTTGAGCTCATCAAGCGTATCCCCTCCTACAGATAAATGTTATATGGGACATTGATAGACTCCATTGATAGGCCTTATGGGATGAGTTCATCTCTATGTTTGGTGAAAAAGGGTCTTGATAAATTAAAAGCGCTAAGCATGAAAGATAGACTTTGGCACGAACTCGAAGAACCATCGGTTGTCCGAGAGGACATACTACAACTTATGGTTTTAGGGGCATTACCCTTACCGCAGACAAAGAGATGTCGAGGCGGCGTCTTCCTAGTAATTTCATTCTATCATTGCATTTTTTCCTCCCTGATCCAAAAATCTAACCTCAGCAGCTGTTAGTCCCTTTTTTCCGGgtaatattgtattttattcgCCTTTGATTTccgagaaaagaaagaaagcagcAAGCCAGCTAGCCCCCCGACAACTAGAGCGTAAGCAGACGCAGCAATAAAAACTAGACTAGATAGGCTAGCTCAAAACGTCGAGGTGATAGCTTGAGGCTTAGCCCGCCTAATCTGACTGAGTTGTATGTAGGATAAGCGGGAAGGCTCAATAGAACGGGATCCTCACGTCCACAATGGAGCTTCGCCTTGACTACAAAGTTTAGGTTGCTTCACTCACGCGGCTTTGCGTTATGGATGCAGAATAGTTGGATGGAGTCTCGCTCAGTCAATTAGTCTAGCCTCCCTTCCGAGTCAGATTTTTTCCGGAATTCTTTCTTGTCAAGTTAAAATGGAGATTCAAAAATGGTTGGAACTCTTTTATTTGAACACGACGTTTTTTGGGGAGTCGGCATCCATTATGTGGAAGTTGGGTCACATCGTGGATGTACATAATTTGAGATTGATCTCCTACTCCTTCACCTCGAAAACCTTCTCTCCAGCTCAAGATCACTTTATTCTTTTTCCTGAAATAAGTAGATCCTTTCACTTTCATGACAACTGACTTCAAACCCATCTTTCTGGCGGATCGCCCGACATGTTCCGCAGTTGCTTCAGCAGCATACCGAGAAAGACGAGACCGCCCTTTTCTTTCCTCCAAACAACCTGCGGAGGCCCCAGTCTTCTTATTCCCCCTAGCATCTGTCACGGTCACAAAGGTCTTATTTTTTATCAGTAAGACATGGACAAAATCTGTGTTCTTTTTCCGTGAACATTGCTCATCTTCCTCCGAGATGCTCTGTACGAAGTTCATGGATTTGAAACTGCCCGCACCCGCAAGCCCAAGCCTCTCAGTCTCGGCCCTTGCCAGGACAATAAGACAATAGGTCTCATGGGCCAAGCCAGCTATCAGGCAGTGAGTGGGAATCAATCCAGAAAGAGAGAAGGTCTAGTGCTCTCAGCAAAGTACTATATTTCTTCGCTTCAAAATGGGCTTTCGAAGTTCTTGCCTTCTTTTGTTCTGCTCTAGTTCTGCTGAGTGGATCGGGTAGAAGGTCTAATGGATGAATCCTACAAGAAGAGGGAAGAGCTATCATGCTGTAGTGGATAAACTCGGTTTGTAGGGACTGAAGTGCTAGAGGCTCGAATGTGGCTCAGTCGATTGTCCGGATGATGTGGGACTCCTGGGTTCTTGAGGAAAGCTCTTCAAGTTGCTAGTTCTTCTACTCTTGAGACAAGTGCTCTTAGCTTCCGATAGTTAGTTTACGCCTTCTTTCCTTAGTCCGAAGAATTCCAAGGCTTTGCTTGACTCGCATTCATTCTCTACAGAGTACTCTTTTTTTGAGCTTTGAATCTCTTGCTTGAACTTtcgaatgaaaaaaacaaagaaaagcaaggagaagaagaacaaggacagCCTTTCCGCAGCAAAGGTCGTGAGACCCGAAGAAAGAAAGCTTAAGTCGAGTAAGTACCCTTGGTGGGTATGTACTTTACTGGCGATACCAAGCTTTGGTGGAGAACTCGGTAGGCCGATGATGCTCGGACTGGTTAGACAACCTTCGGCTCATGGGATGAGTTTCTGAAGGTATTATGCGATTGCCTGAAGATGGAAAAGCTGGCTGcattggtgataagtgcttgggtagacatatttttatatatgttttacatgcattgagcatcatttttttactgtggtttatgtctcatattgtgtatttggtgttctttttatgcatataggttgtgaatgccttgaagagtaaaaaggaagcaaagataggctataaagacacaatgttgggagttcttgtttaattcaaggaccaagacacgagaggagttcataaacgtggagatgtgtgccgacttccaagaagattcaagtcaattcactagttggaagggcacagaggcagccacatcttcatgttccttctctttttgaagattgcaagacctctcaaaagatacgtcgatgaagaaaagtttttatagcctaccacatggacgtgtgcccggacatgtggcctcaagagaagagtatttggatcgcgtttttgtgaaaaagtattgtagcaattttcACTGTAGCATCGTAGCAAAAGTTACTTGCTCACGCGCCCAGCGTGAAATTTCTGCACCCACgcgccgcgtggaaaatccacacgggcgcgtgagggcacgtgacaggcgtgatttttgggctttaaataggccgtttgccctatttttggaggagactTTTGGCGAGTGttttggcgagcactttgaaggcaaggcggctagggttttggaggaggtctttggcgatattggggggcgtccatcaccaactttgatcgatcttctctccgtcatagcaaagagggagccttcggcgacctagcttcggagaaggattcttcaagacgttgggcgacccatcaaggccatcatcacgaatttaagggggtttttacttcatggctttcattgctttttcattgtaataatcattgttttgtaacttgctccatggagggctaaaccttagtaggtatttgggcatgtgaaccctaggatttatgtttttttgtaatgatttgctttatgtttctattaattcgagttgatttgagtttttaaccttgtattcccattgcttgcttgtttaattaatccttgacgttgattggatttgcatgatttgttactttgatgtgagagaggtctccattagagttagtggagtgtcccctctcccttccaattgagtgtttcctatctccgtattccctaaactctatgcaaccatatttggtgtgaggcgtgagattgagagatttctcccccgggaccttgtagggggttagagatccttcgcctagaattagggttggatctatccttaggaatcggtttcactcttaggtgtccctacagcgtattgcggtcatatagggtgtgaggtgttgagattaagtgatttctccaccgggaccttgtaggggactagtaccggtggcttggaggcaagaacctgttgttcttggattacctcgactcattagactcgatttagaagcatttagtgaatcgtgagcttcatgttagatcctagggggagcattgcccggatacctcatctttattgattaggATCTCCTTTACTCGTTTTCTTGCTCTCTTGCTTACTTATTAATtcgcaattagttcatttcatcatatccattgatttcaactagataactaagaattggttaatactaatacttccgttccctgtggattcgactacccactcaccgaggtaattattactttgacacccttgcacttgctgtacatacacgcatattcggacgtgtcacttttttggcaccgttgccgcggaacgggatattaggaacgctaggacaTGGTTACTTTAgtctttcacattttcattttctatttccaCTTCACTTATCTCTTCCGCCattcttattgtttcttttcattgatttcagctacaggttatgacccgagggaacccttcgacattggttgaagaggatccTAAAATTGAGTGAAGAATTCGTAGAAAGGGCAaggaacctatgcaagaacagaaTTATTcagctgaaatagaggttgaagaatctgagaatatggcagaacaagggGGCAACCAAGAACACTCTCAGATTTTGCTAGGCCTACAATTcgtgggacacaatcgagcattgttaggccactGGTGgcagcccagaattttgagttaaagccgggtttcattcaaatggttcaacagtccgcacaatttaatgggttatcggatgaagacccaaacaatcatattgaaaatttccttgaagtttgcgatatgttgaagatcaatggggtctCGGATGATGCAATCCGTTTGAGGGCTTTTCCATTCTCATTAAAGGGGAGAGCCAAacaatggcttcattcattgccaagagcctCGATTacaacatggaatgaaatggccgaggctttccttgcaaggtattttCCTCCGGGGAAATTGGCAAaacttcgcaatgagatatcatcatttgttcaaatggagcttgaatctttatttgagacttgggaacaattcaaggacctcttgcggaagtgtccacaacatgggttccccgagtggatggttattcaatcatcttacaatgggttgaactcgagtagcaaacaacttcttgatgccgccgcaggaggaacattgggaaacaagactcgcgaagaagcccgacagttaattgaagaaatgggtttgaatagctaccaatggaatgtaagaaacaagaagaaagtggtcggactccatgagatcgacgcggttacatccttggcagcccaagtagaagcACTGACCAAGAAATTGGACACTTTGACTTCATTAAGGGTAGCCGCAATCACAAAttatgatggttgtgggggcTCACATATGCCGTCGGATTGCCCTATCTCGATTACAACTTTAGCCCCAagtgaacaagtagattttgtgggcaattccgtaagaggacaaggtaatccgtatagcaacacttacaaccaagggtggagaaaccacccaAATCTCTCGTGGGGCaatcaagggcagcaaaagacCACTACCCCACCCggatttcagcaaacacctttGATTCCAAAGAGAATTTCAGAATTAGAAAGGGTTTTATCAAAGTTTATTCAATTAAccgacacaaggttccaaaacatagaAGCAACACTCCGCAATCATACCgcttctttacataatttggagaatcaagttggacaAATAGCAAAGTCATTGGCGGAGAGACCTTTAGGGAGCCTACCAAGTAACCCATAGACTAACACAAGGgagcaagtgaaggcgatcactttgagaagtggtcgagaACTCCAAGAAGAGCTCACTACtgagaaaaattctgaaattcttcaagctAAAACCCCCACTGGGAAGATTGCTGAATTTCCTCAGAAACTGCCAAATGATAAGGTGCAAGATAACGAGAAGCGACTAGCTGCGTCACTCCCTTCATATActccaaggatcccttatccggcgcgtttgaagaaagaccaagctGATGCGCAAAATAGGAAATTTCTGCATCTATTCAAATAGTTACACATTAACATTCCCTTTGTAGAggcgttatctcaaatgcctcattatgcaaagttcttgaaggacctcttgaccaacaagaggaagatggaggaaagtgtagTTGTGGTGTTAGAAGGGAATTGTTCGGCAATGCTTCAAAAAAAtctgccaaacaaaatgaaagatccgggaTGCTTTATCATACCTTGTGCAATCggaggtttgggggaagaaaaagctttagccgattcgggagctagtattaatgtcatgccgtacacttttgttttcagaaattggggttaGGAGAGCCATGGCCAACCCGCATGACTTTACAGCTGGCCGATCACTCTGTTCATCATCCTCgaggtataattgaagatgttttggtaaaggttgacaagtatatttttcctgcagattttgttgtgttagatgtcgatgaagatGCGGAGGTTCCATTAATTTTAGGAAGACCCTTTTTGAGAACctccaaagctctcattgacatggatggaggcgagatgacattacgcattggagaagaaaaagatcacATACCGTCTCGCcaagcaatgaagcactctcttgactttgatgatacttgttatttttttgatgtcaatgatgagatttctgATGAGTACCTGTAGGAATTTCTCAATCCAGATCCATATGAGGTGTGGCCGGACATTGATGAGGAGGACATAACCAACTGTGCAAAACAAGTCCTTAATGAACAACCTCAAGGAGGATTTTTTTGAAACAGATTTTTTTCACCAAGTCAAGAGGTCGAGACGTCGCCACTCGAAAAGTATTCTACCACACTTGAGGACAAGCACACAAAGGAAGAGCGCGACACTCCCTCATTCGGTAACATAGTCAAAAATTTCTCCTTGAGTATGAAgaattttaaactcaaaatttaaattctgcagaaagaaattcatgagtgtgtatcttgattaattttgttgacCGTTGG from Dioscorea cayenensis subsp. rotundata cultivar TDr96_F1 chromosome 9, TDr96_F1_v2_PseudoChromosome.rev07_lg8_w22 25.fasta, whole genome shotgun sequence includes these protein-coding regions:
- the LOC120269264 gene encoding probable ribosomal protein S11, mitochondrial, which codes for MNFVQSISEEDEQCSRKKNTDFVHVLLIKNKTFVTVTDARGNKKTGASAGCLEERKGRSRLSRYAAEATAEHVGRSARKMGLKSVVMKVKGSTYFRKKNKVILSWREGFRGEGVGDQSQIMYIHDVTQLPHNGCRLPKKRRVQIKEFQPFLNLHFNLTRKNSGKNLTRKGG